In one Nitrospirota bacterium genomic region, the following are encoded:
- the pyrR gene encoding bifunctional pyr operon transcriptional regulator/uracil phosphoribosyltransferase PyrR, with translation MPREILNSKDLERAITRIAHEIIERNKGTENLCLVGIQRGGVHLARRLAPQIEAIEGGRIEVGSLDITLYRDDIYSKKNQPVVRKTDITFSITGKKVVLVDDVLFTGRSIRAAMDALIDFGRPANIQLAVLIDRGHRELPIRPDYIGKNMPTHFDDLVEVHLKEENMEDEVILIAKDTEETVNSKQ, from the coding sequence ATGCCTCGTGAGATATTAAACAGCAAAGACCTTGAAAGGGCGATTACGAGAATTGCCCATGAAATTATTGAGAGGAATAAAGGCACCGAGAACCTGTGCCTTGTAGGTATTCAGCGCGGCGGAGTCCACCTGGCCCGCAGGCTGGCCCCACAGATTGAGGCCATTGAAGGCGGGCGCATTGAGGTGGGTTCACTTGACATAACCCTTTACAGAGACGACATCTACAGCAAAAAAAACCAGCCGGTAGTGAGAAAGACTGATATCACCTTTTCAATTACAGGCAAAAAAGTTGTGCTTGTGGATGATGTGCTGTTTACGGGCAGGAGCATCAGGGCGGCTATGGACGCGCTTATTGATTTCGGCAGGCCGGCAAACATACAGCTTGCCGTGCTTATTGACAGGGGACACAGGGAACTGCCCATCAGGCCTGATTATATAGGGAAAAACATGCCGACTCATTTTGACGATCTTGTTGAAGTCCATCTGAAAGAAGAAAACATGGAGGACGAAGTAATCTTAATTGCCAAAGACACGGAAGAAACAGTGAATAGTAAACAGTAA